CAAATTCTCAGCCCTCTCCATGTTTCCGATTCGGTCGTGGTCGACATCCTCACCCAGGACTCTGTCAGTCTGCAGGTCAGACTAGGAAGCCTTTCCATCGACACCCAATCGGTCTGGCTCGGATGGATGCCTCGAACTGCCGGCAGCGGAAAGCATGTCTTCCGCCTTTCCGACCTGCGCATCTATGCGCAGGACGACAACATGATCGATTCGCCCGTGCTCCTTCCTACTGGATGGCATGGCCTTGGCGAAAGCCAGATTCTGAAGGAAGCGAGAAAAGCGTCCAGACTCGACATCGTCGCACCCTGCGCCATCCAGGATGGGAAGTGCAAGGACATCCCCGGCGGCCTCGTGCAGCTCAAGACGATCCAGACATTCTAAGCGGGACCACTCATCCTATCGCTCCTGACAGGAACCGGTCAATCGTTTCGGGAGTGGACGGCGAGTTCCGGAACGAAAGATCGGCTAACACTCCACAGTGAGGACTTCCACTTCGACCGCGACCAAGCGCCCCTCGATGAACCGGAACAAGGCGTACATCCTGCCACTATCGATTTCCGGGAGCGAGTCCTGGAAGTAGTAAAGCAAATAACCCTCTTCCTTCGCGTATGGTGCTCCCAGATGCTTGATGACTGTGGATGTGTCTGATCCTTTGGGAATCTTTCGACGAAGCACCGACCATTCGCCGGAGGAAAGCAGAACTGTTTGAGACGCATCCGCGCCATAGACCACTGCACCATCGAAAAAATGACGGTAATTGTCTCCTCCATCATCGCAACCTTCGAATCCGTCGCGCTTCACATGGTAAAGAGGCCGCTTCTTCTCGATCTTTCCAACATCGATCAATTCTGGAAGTCGCTTCCGAAGCTTCGGATTCAGATCTCCTCGAGAGCTCCTGATGCGCCCTAACGCATTGCTCATCGAATCAAAAGCGGATTTCGCGACAAACACCTCGCGAGGGATCTCCGGAAACGCCTCCCATGGCGCTTCCAGGGCCTGCTCCAATTTCCAGCTTGGAGCAAATCGCGTTAGCCATTTTTCGTCGTTGGCCGATTGCCTCCCCAGCCTGTTTCCTCCCACACTCAGTCTTTCCAGGTTTTCCAGCCTTCGAAACTGCGGAGGAAGCTTCGCAAGGCCGCAGTGGGCAACCGAAAGACGCTTGATCGCGTGGGGATCGGCTGATCGGATCACGATCGAATCCAGGGATTGGAAGTTTGCCAGGGAAAGGCGATCCAGCAGGGGCATTTTCCAGATTCCTGCCGGGACTTGCCGAAGGAATCCCTTTCCGTCGATGCTAAGCGATTGAAGTTCATCGAGCTCGGCGAGGTATCGCGGAAGGGCCAATGCCGGAGCTGCGACCAGAGACAGCCCCACAACCCGCCCCTGGCTGATGCCGGCTTCGAAATCCACATGCAGATCCAGCTGGAACCCCTGATTCAGGAGTCTTCTCAGAATCAGGCGATCTTCGAGGTTCACACTGTCGCACGCTTTTTCCTGTAGCTCTTTGCAAATGCCCAACTGGTGCTTTTGGCGATCCGTCAGGTCCCCTCTGATCTGACCAGCAGGGCATCTCAAGGTCGATCCAAAAACGAGAAGCATCAACCCGCACGCCCGGATACAGTTTACCGTCAATGGCGCTGGAATCACTGGGGAATCCTCCGACAGATGGACTGTCCTTGCATGGCACACAATTTAGGACATGCTCGCGG
This DNA window, taken from Fibrobacterota bacterium, encodes the following:
- a CDS encoding leucine-rich repeat domain-containing protein; its protein translation is MNLEDRLILRRLLNQGFQLDLHVDFEAGISQGRVVGLSLVAAPALALPRYLAELDELQSLSIDGKGFLRQVPAGIWKMPLLDRLSLANFQSLDSIVIRSADPHAIKRLSVAHCGLAKLPPQFRRLENLERLSVGGNRLGRQSANDEKWLTRFAPSWKLEQALEAPWEAFPEIPREVFVAKSAFDSMSNALGRIRSSRGDLNPKLRKRLPELIDVGKIEKKRPLYHVKRDGFEGCDDGGDNYRHFFDGAVVYGADASQTVLLSSGEWSVLRRKIPKGSDTSTVIKHLGAPYAKEEGYLLYYFQDSLPEIDSGRMYALFRFIEGRLVAVEVEVLTVEC